Proteins from a single region of Stappia sp. ES.058:
- a CDS encoding SprT-like domain-containing protein, producing the protein MTSTNNQIAKTPSGVVSAGKNFQNSIVQNNPTASSQTNYRPAVEVPQEFITIFDEFNSAFWDGALSDCIFTYTHQTRILGYYSPKSLVRSSGERCAKIALNPVHLALLHPISATSILAHEMAHHWRHTLGPVDSKGNRGSVGYHDKAWGDEMKRIGLFPSNTGCPGGKETGQQVMHYIIPDGPFDQLATRLFESGMRFNWHEAIDAEPANSFDKANPFATGRSRKTKVPKKKQTRAKFTCSVCGLNAWAKPQAALTCTTCAKPLILSEK; encoded by the coding sequence ATGACCTCTACAAACAACCAAATTGCAAAAACCCCATCAGGCGTAGTCTCTGCAGGCAAAAATTTTCAAAATTCTATTGTACAAAATAATCCTACCGCCAGCTCGCAGACAAACTACCGTCCAGCTGTAGAGGTTCCGCAAGAATTCATCACAATTTTCGATGAGTTCAATTCCGCCTTTTGGGACGGGGCGCTGTCTGATTGTATCTTTACCTACACCCACCAAACGAGAATTCTCGGATATTATTCCCCGAAGAGCCTGGTTCGCAGTAGTGGCGAACGATGCGCCAAGATTGCACTCAACCCTGTCCATTTGGCTCTACTGCACCCGATTTCGGCTACCAGCATTCTTGCCCATGAGATGGCGCACCATTGGCGGCACACACTTGGTCCCGTCGATAGCAAAGGCAATCGCGGTAGCGTCGGATATCACGATAAAGCCTGGGGTGACGAGATGAAGCGCATCGGTCTCTTCCCTTCCAATACTGGTTGCCCCGGGGGAAAGGAAACGGGCCAACAGGTGATGCATTACATCATCCCGGATGGCCCTTTCGATCAACTCGCAACACGGCTCTTTGAGAGCGGTATGCGCTTCAATTGGCATGAAGCCATAGACGCTGAGCCCGCCAATAGCTTCGACAAAGCCAACCCCTTCGCTACAGGGCGCAGCCGAAAGACCAAAGTTCCGAAGAAAAAACAAACGCGCGCGAAATTCACTTGCAGCGTGTGCGGCTTGAATGCCTGGGCGAAGCCACAGGCGGCCCTGACCTGCACTACCTGTGCAAAGCCTTTGATCCTCAGCGAAAAATAG
- a CDS encoding DUF4147 domain-containing protein produces the protein MASVSERIQAVEQAETENFLELVKIAKLDPSKSFQYANLRGVDFSNCDLGGFNFTGSALSGANFSGCKISDALFDNVQLQLPELSRADDYDLLIKNSVNRFLSQDEIRTKNKLKSHFESAIFQSSPEAQIPRNLPEKPLGRTILVSIGKAASSAAKAFETHWDGPLDGLVLTPYGIGEPSDRFAVIEAGFPVPDGNALSAAGKIQNLISNLTKDDLVVLLLSPGATALTAAPIGDITLSELSDLNRRLLSVGASLSDMNLVRSYLTAHGCGRLANEAYPAQLVTLVIHDGPADSIAQVGGSQTRAVNVTSDEVAEILHRHRIDTPISVDAVLKSPDLAPPSPDAPCFQRTTTKIVTSWDLMLKYFADSEVLEGTEIVNLGALEGQAQNMAQEFANRCRAVIAERHQHPVMLVSGGEATVDYNGGGIGQGGRNAEFLLSLAIALDGQAGVSAIAVDTDGHDGTMDAAGAFISPTTLARARASNIDPQTFLRQHHSFYFFQQLDDLIVTGPTGTGMSDLRAILIEPVS, from the coding sequence ATGGCTAGCGTTTCCGAGCGAATTCAGGCTGTTGAACAGGCCGAAACAGAAAATTTTCTTGAGCTTGTGAAGATCGCGAAGCTGGACCCTTCAAAAAGCTTTCAATACGCCAACCTGCGCGGCGTAGATTTTAGCAACTGCGATCTTGGCGGCTTCAATTTCACGGGCTCGGCCCTCTCAGGAGCGAATTTCTCAGGCTGCAAAATCTCTGACGCATTGTTTGACAATGTACAACTTCAGCTCCCCGAACTTAGCCGCGCCGACGACTACGATCTTCTCATTAAGAACAGCGTAAATAGGTTCCTTTCTCAGGATGAAATAAGAACCAAGAACAAACTGAAATCCCATTTTGAAAGCGCAATTTTTCAATCATCTCCTGAAGCGCAAATTCCTAGAAACTTGCCCGAGAAGCCTTTGGGTAGAACCATCTTGGTATCTATCGGAAAAGCGGCATCTTCCGCAGCAAAGGCGTTCGAAACTCATTGGGACGGGCCATTGGACGGTCTTGTTCTGACACCCTATGGCATAGGAGAGCCGAGTGATCGCTTTGCAGTGATCGAAGCAGGATTTCCAGTCCCCGACGGCAATGCACTGTCAGCGGCTGGGAAAATACAAAATCTAATCTCAAATCTGACGAAAGATGACCTTGTTGTCTTGCTTCTCTCACCCGGCGCGACAGCGCTCACTGCCGCCCCGATTGGCGATATTACTCTGAGCGAGTTGTCTGATTTGAACCGGCGCCTGCTATCGGTGGGCGCGTCTCTAAGCGACATGAATTTGGTTAGGTCTTATTTGACGGCACATGGCTGCGGCAGGCTCGCAAATGAAGCTTATCCCGCTCAGCTTGTAACCTTGGTTATTCATGATGGGCCGGCCGATAGTATCGCGCAGGTCGGTGGCTCCCAGACACGCGCAGTTAATGTCACCAGCGATGAGGTGGCAGAAATCCTGCATCGGCATCGGATCGACACGCCCATTTCGGTTGATGCCGTGTTGAAAAGTCCCGATTTGGCCCCTCCCAGTCCCGACGCCCCATGCTTCCAACGAACGACAACAAAGATCGTAACCAGTTGGGATTTAATGCTCAAATATTTTGCAGATTCCGAGGTGTTGGAAGGGACTGAGATCGTCAATCTTGGCGCGCTGGAAGGACAAGCCCAGAATATGGCGCAGGAGTTTGCAAATCGCTGCCGCGCGGTTATTGCAGAACGTCACCAGCACCCGGTCATGTTAGTTTCAGGAGGTGAAGCAACGGTAGACTACAACGGGGGCGGTATTGGTCAGGGTGGCAGAAACGCGGAATTTTTGCTTAGCCTTGCAATTGCGCTTGATGGCCAGGCAGGGGTTTCAGCGATAGCTGTAGACACAGATGGGCACGATGGAACAATGGACGCGGCAGGAGCGTTTATAAGTCCGACAACATTGGCTCGTGCCAGAGCATCCAATATCGATCCCCAAACATTTCTGCGCCAGCACCATTCGTTCTACTTTTTCCAGCAACTGGATGACCTCATCGTAACCGGTCCAACAGGCACCGGTATGAGTGACTTAAGGGCAATCCTGATCGAGCCAGTGAGTTAA
- a CDS encoding antirestriction protein ArdA — translation MTLLFYAQPYDISAVGFYFETIEEYDKKASGLKNRSGDKVEEFEIQFIDGEDIDTAFAAAWGLSQCNIAAFIEAALEWEDDHKTRYVLAVGECGYDHEQVAIDPDRVDIDIYHLDSMKELAEQFVDEGLFGDIPERLQFYLDYDAIARDLAVDYSETEIAGQRLIYRCA, via the coding sequence ATGACACTACTTTTTTACGCCCAACCCTACGACATTTCAGCGGTAGGATTTTATTTCGAGACGATTGAAGAATATGACAAAAAGGCCAGCGGCCTTAAAAACCGCTCCGGCGACAAGGTCGAAGAATTTGAAATCCAGTTCATTGATGGCGAAGACATCGACACCGCCTTTGCGGCGGCGTGGGGCCTTAGCCAGTGCAATATTGCGGCCTTTATCGAAGCCGCCCTTGAGTGGGAAGACGATCATAAGACCCGCTATGTCCTCGCCGTTGGTGAATGTGGCTACGATCACGAACAAGTAGCAATCGACCCGGACCGCGTGGACATCGACATTTATCATTTGGACAGCATGAAAGAGCTGGCCGAGCAGTTTGTCGATGAAGGGTTATTCGGCGACATCCCCGAACGGTTGCAATTTTACCTAGATTACGACGCCATCGCCCGTGATCTGGCGGTTGATTATTCAGAAACTGAAATCGCAGGCCAGCGGCTCATTTACCGCTGCGCCTGA
- a CDS encoding ParB/RepB/Spo0J family partition protein, which translates to MQLQHINLDQLKTTKINVRKKGGSDVDDLIPSIRSLGIVQPLLVWPNCEGFEIIAGQRRYNALKKIALDDGEENTAQPVPCIIMDDGDDAKAIEASLAENIARLPMDEIDQYKAFAALSGKGLSPSDIASQFGVSERLVNQRMAIANLIAPVLDLYRSGDIRPETVRTLTLATKAQQKEWVRLYKSDDDYAPQGRALKDWLFGGQHIATSAALFDLPDYKGAVVSDLFGEEAYFSDIGKFWSLQNQAIADAKERYLAKSWREVIVMDIGEHWYSWEHEATPKDAGGRVYIQINANGEVACHEGYLTRKEAQKLQRVLSGEKAEKPQRPELTGPMQNYLDLHRHAAVRCQLLSHQGIALRLAVAQIIAGSTLWSCEADPQKASNDATSESLTHNKAQSAFIAERDAVRDLLGLHDEEGETLVAKKGEFWRSADFDTVFAKLLKMKDKDVQRVFTFVVAETLPAASAAVEVLGAMFKTNMLDVWQADQTFLDLLRDKEAINTVLADIGGKQTASAHIASTAKVQKQVIAQYLDGTRKPAKANWKPRYMEFPMRSYTRRGGIDAIDRYASVKKQYS; encoded by the coding sequence ATGCAACTGCAACACATCAATCTCGATCAGCTGAAGACCACTAAAATCAATGTCCGCAAGAAAGGCGGCAGCGATGTTGACGACCTCATTCCGAGCATTCGCTCGCTCGGCATTGTGCAGCCGCTACTTGTGTGGCCAAACTGCGAAGGATTTGAAATCATCGCAGGCCAGCGCCGTTACAACGCTCTCAAGAAGATCGCCCTTGATGACGGCGAAGAAAACACCGCCCAGCCCGTGCCTTGTATCATCATGGATGATGGCGACGATGCCAAAGCCATTGAAGCATCTCTGGCCGAAAACATCGCCCGTTTGCCGATGGATGAAATCGACCAGTACAAGGCTTTTGCCGCGCTCTCCGGCAAAGGGTTGTCGCCTTCGGATATTGCCAGCCAGTTCGGCGTGAGTGAGCGCCTTGTCAATCAACGTATGGCAATCGCCAATCTTATTGCGCCTGTCTTAGACCTTTATCGCAGCGGCGATATTCGCCCCGAAACGGTGCGGACGCTGACACTGGCAACCAAGGCACAGCAAAAAGAATGGGTACGGCTTTACAAAAGTGATGATGACTACGCCCCGCAAGGACGCGCTCTCAAGGATTGGCTTTTTGGCGGTCAGCACATTGCCACAAGCGCGGCGCTGTTTGACTTGCCCGATTATAAAGGCGCGGTTGTCTCGGACCTCTTCGGTGAGGAAGCCTATTTTTCCGATATCGGGAAGTTCTGGTCACTGCAAAATCAGGCCATCGCCGATGCCAAAGAAAGATATCTGGCCAAAAGCTGGCGCGAAGTCATTGTCATGGATATTGGCGAGCATTGGTATAGCTGGGAACATGAAGCGACCCCGAAAGATGCAGGCGGCAGGGTCTATATCCAGATTAACGCCAACGGCGAAGTGGCCTGCCACGAGGGTTATCTGACCCGCAAGGAAGCCCAGAAGCTGCAACGGGTTCTCAGCGGTGAAAAAGCAGAAAAACCGCAGCGCCCCGAACTCACTGGCCCCATGCAGAATTATTTGGACCTGCACAGACATGCCGCCGTGCGCTGCCAGCTTCTATCCCATCAAGGCATTGCTTTGCGGCTGGCCGTGGCCCAGATCATCGCAGGCTCTACCCTGTGGTCCTGCGAAGCCGACCCGCAAAAAGCTTCCAATGATGCGACCAGCGAAAGCTTAACTCACAACAAGGCACAGAGCGCCTTCATAGCCGAACGTGATGCGGTTCGCGATCTATTGGGATTGCATGATGAAGAAGGCGAGACACTGGTTGCCAAGAAAGGAGAGTTTTGGCGCAGCGCCGATTTCGACACCGTTTTTGCCAAGCTGCTCAAGATGAAAGACAAGGACGTTCAGCGCGTTTTCACCTTTGTTGTCGCTGAAACGCTGCCTGCGGCAAGCGCGGCGGTCGAGGTACTCGGCGCGATGTTCAAGACCAATATGCTTGATGTCTGGCAGGCCGATCAGACCTTTCTGGATTTGCTTCGTGACAAAGAAGCCATCAATACCGTTCTGGCCGATATTGGCGGCAAGCAAACAGCGAGCGCCCATATTGCATCAACCGCCAAGGTTCAAAAGCAGGTTATTGCCCAATATCTTGATGGCACCAGAAAACCAGCCAAAGCGAATTGGAAACCGCGCTACATGGAATTTCCAATGCGCAGCTATACAAGGCGCGGCGGCATTGATGCCATTGACCGCTATGCCAGCGTTAAAAAGCAATATAGCTGA
- a CDS encoding recombinase family protein, whose translation MKENSHDGRKIGYLRVSRENQCLDRQIDGLSAICDEMRLERVSAASRSRPVFEKLISDLRRGDCLVVWDIDRAFRSSFDALKCSDDLLERGIGFQIVAMNLDTSTRHGRLVYSIMAAIAQHEREHLVERTREGLAAARARGARLGRPPKLCDTELLEAKRKLEQDEISLSDLAAKKNMHPWSLVRAIRRLETSSASGDPLADSLKS comes from the coding sequence ATGAAGGAAAATTCACACGATGGCAGGAAAATAGGATATTTGCGTGTTTCGCGCGAAAACCAATGCCTTGATCGTCAAATTGATGGCTTGTCAGCTATTTGCGATGAAATGCGATTGGAGCGCGTATCTGCCGCTTCCAGGTCGCGCCCTGTTTTTGAGAAGCTTATTTCGGACCTTCGGCGCGGTGATTGTCTTGTCGTTTGGGATATTGACCGGGCTTTTCGCTCAAGCTTCGACGCGCTCAAATGTTCGGATGATCTTTTGGAGCGCGGTATCGGATTTCAGATAGTTGCGATGAATCTCGATACGTCCACCCGGCATGGACGGTTGGTCTATTCTATTATGGCGGCCATCGCCCAGCATGAGAGAGAGCATCTGGTGGAGCGTACCCGCGAGGGGCTTGCCGCCGCCCGCGCCAGAGGCGCGCGATTGGGCCGCCCGCCGAAACTTTGTGACACGGAACTTTTGGAAGCTAAGAGGAAATTGGAGCAAGACGAGATTTCGCTGTCTGATCTCGCTGCTAAAAAGAATATGCATCCATGGAGTTTGGTCAGAGCGATCAGGCGGCTTGAGACAAGTTCGGCCAGCGGTGACCCGCTGGCCGACAGCTTAAAATCCTGA
- a CDS encoding Eco57I restriction-modification methylase domain-containing protein, with protein sequence MIESIIQGSLFTADFITQSIKENTDWQTITDDEVDDLREKLSGLFDAFPSEQSPNETRTEDDLIWPILKILGWDQFMRQQNLTVKGRDDVPDGLLFADADTKIQADQFPEEYKRYQFGLAIVESKRWRRPLDRQSGKRGEELAPSTQMLRYLRRVDDLTTGNLRWGILTNGGRWRLYFSGARSVSEQFFEIDLAAVLGIAGHGDGLFALDDEQKRHALRVFALVFRKQAFLPSATDPRTFHIRALEEGKFYEERVASDLSDLVFDKLYPLLARSIADKAPDAPLQDVREAALILLYRLLFILYAEDRDLLPVNDRRYDDYGLRDRVRLDVGDRKDKGDTFSNTAARYWSVLDDLCRAIDEGDTSIGLPPYNGGLFDPERTPLLRQVRLSDSVMAEVIDKLSFERADDTRKYINYRDLSVQQLGSIYERLLEHEVVREGAIVDIRPNIFARKGSGSYYTPDDLVNLIIRETLEPLIEARLAAFRNKAEELAASDQDEGRKLGILRRLDPAERLLDLKICDPAMGSGHFLVSLVDYMADQVITAMAETETMVEWADYISPLADRIEGIRNTILGNAEERSWTVDPEQLDDRHIIRRMVLKRCVYGVDKNQMAVELAKVALWLHSFTVGAPLSFLDHHLRCGDSLFGSWVKTGIEKATAYGSPLLLHEPVKTALGSAASVQTIEGLPDAEIAEAHRSQEIFEGVQVMTAPLNAFLSLLHAIEWQNLKGKDNAKAIQGFFDGSFGDPFEIALGKREPQVRDDHGRRFLEILNVARELVAEERFLNWQVAFPGVWTDWENEGLSGGFDAIIGNPPWDRMKLQQVEWFAARKREIAFAQKAADRKRMIDELERNNDPLSGDFIKANERAEAATRMARSGGDYLLLSGGDVNIYSLFVERAMALVKRDGMVGLLTPSGIASDKTSSTFFKGVSTQGRLKALYDFENRRTRYNAPPFFPDVDSRFKFCVFVASPSPTPEAAMCAFFLQSVAELNDTEQRFPLTAEDFSRVNPNTGTAPIFRSRRDAELTTAIYSSGKILSDRSGDEEIKAWPLKYCTMFHMTNDSGHFRTRQELEEQEGGWHKGGNRYGSPKGDWVPLYEGKMIQAFDHRAASVIVNPENQHRPAQPEPATLEQHRDPSWLPAPQFWVLEEKCKWPTEWGWVLGFKEITAPTNVRTFIAALLPTVAFGNKVPLLLRQDESREEWLLAANLNSIPFDYVTRQKVQGQTLNLFIVEQLPVISPERFHESKFGSSSAAELLRDIVLELTYTAEDMAPFARDMGYTNDAGNVLPPFEWDEERRLRLRAKLDAIFFHLYGITDREDVRHIYSTFPIVERQERELYGGQYRSSDLCLAYLSALAAGSTETDMVA encoded by the coding sequence ATGATTGAGAGCATTATCCAAGGAAGCCTTTTCACAGCCGACTTCATTACGCAGTCGATAAAAGAAAATACAGACTGGCAAACCATCACCGACGATGAGGTAGATGATCTGCGGGAGAAGCTAAGCGGTTTGTTCGATGCATTTCCGAGCGAACAGTCACCGAATGAAACACGCACAGAAGATGACTTGATATGGCCGATCCTGAAGATTTTGGGATGGGATCAGTTCATGCGTCAGCAAAACTTAACTGTAAAAGGCAGGGATGATGTGCCAGACGGATTGTTGTTCGCTGACGCAGATACCAAAATACAAGCCGACCAATTTCCTGAAGAATATAAACGATACCAGTTTGGCCTCGCGATAGTAGAGTCCAAGCGCTGGCGTAGGCCCCTTGATCGCCAGTCGGGAAAGCGTGGTGAGGAGCTGGCACCGTCCACACAGATGCTGCGCTATCTGCGTAGAGTCGACGACCTGACTACCGGCAATTTGCGGTGGGGCATCCTTACGAATGGCGGCAGATGGCGACTCTACTTTTCGGGTGCGCGCTCTGTATCCGAACAGTTCTTTGAAATAGATCTAGCTGCAGTGCTCGGGATCGCCGGGCATGGCGATGGTTTATTCGCGCTTGATGATGAGCAGAAGCGACACGCGTTGCGCGTTTTTGCACTCGTTTTTCGCAAGCAAGCATTTCTGCCTTCGGCGACTGATCCGCGCACGTTCCATATCCGCGCCCTTGAAGAAGGCAAGTTCTATGAAGAACGTGTAGCTTCTGACCTTTCGGACCTCGTGTTCGATAAGCTCTACCCGCTGTTGGCGCGCTCGATTGCAGATAAGGCGCCGGATGCGCCGCTCCAGGATGTGCGCGAAGCGGCGCTGATCCTTCTCTACAGGCTGCTCTTCATCCTCTATGCGGAAGACCGCGACCTTCTGCCGGTCAATGACCGCCGCTATGACGACTACGGCCTGCGCGACCGTGTCAGGCTCGATGTCGGCGACCGCAAGGACAAGGGCGATACATTTTCGAATACGGCGGCGCGATACTGGTCAGTCCTTGACGATCTTTGCCGAGCTATCGACGAAGGCGACACCTCGATTGGATTGCCTCCCTATAACGGAGGACTCTTCGACCCGGAACGCACGCCGCTTCTGCGGCAGGTGCGTCTTTCCGACTCGGTCATGGCGGAAGTGATCGACAAGCTCTCTTTCGAGCGCGCTGACGACACGCGCAAATACATCAACTACCGCGACCTGAGTGTGCAGCAGCTCGGCTCGATCTACGAACGGCTTCTCGAACACGAAGTCGTCAGGGAGGGCGCGATTGTGGATATCCGCCCGAACATCTTCGCGCGCAAGGGATCGGGCAGCTACTACACGCCTGACGATCTCGTAAATCTCATCATTCGCGAAACGCTTGAACCGCTGATCGAAGCACGCCTTGCCGCGTTCAGGAACAAGGCCGAAGAGCTCGCGGCCTCGGATCAGGACGAAGGGCGCAAGCTCGGCATTTTAAGGCGGCTCGATCCGGCCGAAAGGCTGCTCGATCTTAAAATCTGCGATCCGGCCATGGGCTCGGGACACTTCCTTGTCAGCCTCGTCGACTACATGGCCGACCAGGTCATCACCGCCATGGCGGAAACCGAAACCATGGTCGAGTGGGCGGACTATATCTCGCCGCTTGCCGATCGGATCGAAGGCATCCGCAATACCATCCTCGGCAACGCCGAGGAGCGGAGCTGGACAGTCGATCCCGAACAGCTCGATGACCGGCATATCATCCGCCGCATGGTGTTGAAGCGCTGCGTCTATGGCGTCGATAAGAACCAGATGGCGGTCGAACTGGCCAAGGTTGCTCTCTGGCTGCACAGCTTTACGGTCGGCGCGCCGCTCTCCTTCCTCGACCACCATCTGCGCTGCGGCGACAGCCTATTCGGCTCCTGGGTGAAGACGGGCATCGAGAAAGCGACGGCCTATGGCAGTCCGCTTCTCCTGCACGAGCCGGTGAAGACCGCGCTCGGTTCGGCTGCCTCGGTGCAGACCATCGAGGGCCTGCCGGACGCGGAAATCGCGGAAGCGCACCGTTCGCAGGAAATATTTGAAGGCGTCCAGGTGATGACGGCGCCGCTCAATGCGTTCCTGTCTTTGCTACACGCCATCGAATGGCAAAACCTGAAAGGGAAGGACAACGCCAAGGCCATTCAGGGCTTCTTCGACGGCTCCTTCGGAGATCCTTTCGAGATTGCGCTTGGCAAGCGTGAGCCGCAGGTGCGCGATGACCACGGCCGCCGCTTCCTCGAAATCCTGAACGTTGCGCGCGAGCTGGTAGCGGAAGAGCGCTTCCTGAACTGGCAGGTCGCGTTTCCGGGCGTTTGGACGGACTGGGAGAATGAAGGCTTGTCCGGCGGCTTCGACGCCATCATCGGCAATCCGCCGTGGGATCGCATGAAGCTCCAGCAAGTCGAATGGTTTGCTGCGCGTAAGCGTGAGATTGCCTTTGCGCAGAAAGCGGCCGATCGCAAGCGGATGATAGACGAACTGGAAAGGAATAACGATCCGCTTTCCGGCGATTTCATAAAAGCGAACGAGCGGGCCGAAGCGGCAACGCGCATGGCTCGGTCTGGCGGCGATTATCTGCTGCTGTCCGGCGGCGACGTGAATATCTATTCGCTCTTCGTCGAGCGCGCCATGGCGCTGGTCAAGCGGGACGGCATGGTGGGCCTGCTCACGCCATCCGGTATCGCTTCAGACAAAACGTCATCGACCTTTTTCAAAGGCGTTTCGACACAAGGTCGGCTGAAGGCGCTGTATGATTTCGAGAATCGGCGCACGCGCTACAATGCCCCTCCGTTCTTCCCCGATGTCGATAGTCGCTTCAAATTCTGCGTTTTTGTCGCAAGTCCGTCACCGACGCCCGAAGCGGCCATGTGCGCCTTCTTCCTGCAAAGTGTCGCCGAACTTAACGACACTGAACAGCGTTTCCCGCTCACCGCCGAAGATTTTTCGCGGGTAAATCCCAACACAGGTACTGCGCCGATATTCCGCTCGCGCCGTGATGCGGAACTGACAACAGCAATCTATTCCAGCGGAAAAATCCTGTCTGACCGGTCAGGTGACGAGGAGATCAAGGCGTGGCCGCTGAAATACTGCACGATGTTTCATATGACCAATGACTCCGGGCATTTCCGGACGCGGCAGGAATTGGAGGAACAGGAAGGAGGCTGGCATAAAGGGGGAAATCGCTATGGCAGCCCGAAGGGAGATTGGGTTCCACTTTATGAAGGCAAGATGATTCAAGCCTTCGATCACCGGGCCGCAAGCGTAATCGTCAACCCGGAAAACCAGCACCGCCCCGCGCAACCAGAACCCGCAACATTGGAGCAACATCGCGACCCGTCATGGCTTCCTGCTCCGCAGTTTTGGGTATTGGAGGAAAAGTGCAAATGGCCCACCGAATGGGGATGGGTTCTTGGGTTCAAGGAAATTACCGCGCCGACGAACGTGCGAACGTTTATCGCAGCTCTGTTGCCAACAGTCGCTTTCGGTAACAAAGTGCCATTGCTGCTGCGCCAAGATGAGTCTCGGGAAGAGTGGCTGCTTGCCGCAAACCTGAATTCAATACCCTTCGATTATGTGACAAGACAAAAGGTTCAGGGCCAGACTTTGAACCTATTCATCGTTGAGCAGCTTCCGGTGATTTCGCCTGAGCGCTTCCACGAATCGAAGTTTGGATCGAGCTCGGCCGCTGAACTCCTGCGCGATATTGTTTTGGAGCTTACGTACACCGCTGAGGACATGGCACCGTTCGCGCGTGACATGGGCTACACCAATGATGCTGGTAACGTCCTCCCACCGTTTGAATGGGACGAAGAACGGCGGCTGAGGTTGCGTGCAAAGCTTGATGCCATTTTCTTCCATCTGTACGGCATTACGGATCGTGAAGATGTCCGGCATATTTATTCTACCTTTCCGATTGTGGAGCGGCAGGAAAGGGAATTGTACGGCGGTCAATATCGTTCCAGCGATTTATGCCTCGCGTATTTGAGCGCGCTTGCGGCCGGCAGCACTGAAACTGACATGGTTGCGTGA
- a CDS encoding phospholipase D family protein: MEKKGGKLRVVNQTYEGTVRFYSQINEILAAGGLKKVCFAVAYARWDGLGLISENLEQFLRAGGVLETAYGFDNDVTSPDSFLYGLYLKELYPGNVFCGAFEDKYRNAVFHPKLLLFEGDDYFKAVIGSANLTGAGLSRNIELGTRLEVPRGSKIANDLEGAWSYVKGRAVEVDISFVRSMKAQNRLDQEGDGGDGANLETGQPAKPPLSVGAKAAPKPLFEKVLDIANPRKRDLILRKLDPLSERPRRLYLQILAGETGAPNSSVMGYQIQLPVATLSAYFGVGPAQTKEVLFHFVAEDIRVHLTHFENNTHRVRLRPLREVPRPAIVIFERDGPSEFTCSIVPPKDYTRVIAEKCNQQTRTGARKWGLE, translated from the coding sequence ATGGAAAAGAAGGGCGGAAAACTCCGGGTAGTAAACCAGACCTACGAAGGCACGGTCCGGTTCTATTCGCAAATCAACGAAATCCTGGCAGCAGGCGGATTGAAGAAAGTGTGTTTCGCCGTCGCCTATGCACGGTGGGACGGACTAGGCCTTATTTCTGAAAACCTCGAACAGTTTCTGCGGGCTGGCGGCGTTTTGGAGACCGCATATGGCTTCGACAACGATGTCACGTCACCTGACAGCTTTCTCTACGGGCTGTATCTCAAGGAACTTTATCCGGGGAACGTGTTCTGCGGGGCATTTGAAGACAAGTATCGCAACGCGGTATTTCACCCAAAGCTGCTCCTCTTCGAAGGGGACGATTATTTCAAGGCTGTCATTGGGTCGGCCAACCTAACCGGCGCAGGGCTGAGCCGGAACATAGAGCTGGGCACGAGACTAGAAGTGCCCCGAGGTTCCAAGATCGCAAATGACTTGGAAGGGGCTTGGAGCTATGTGAAAGGACGTGCCGTCGAAGTCGATATCTCGTTCGTTCGTTCGATGAAGGCACAAAACCGGTTGGATCAGGAAGGCGACGGTGGCGACGGCGCCAATTTGGAGACGGGCCAGCCCGCGAAACCTCCGTTGTCAGTTGGGGCCAAAGCGGCTCCGAAACCGCTATTCGAAAAGGTTCTTGATATTGCAAATCCCCGGAAGCGGGATTTGATTTTGCGCAAGCTTGACCCGCTTAGTGAACGGCCCCGAAGGCTTTATCTTCAGATACTGGCCGGTGAGACAGGAGCCCCCAATTCAAGTGTTATGGGGTATCAAATCCAGCTACCGGTGGCCACTCTGTCGGCCTATTTCGGTGTTGGCCCAGCACAAACCAAAGAGGTACTCTTTCATTTTGTTGCAGAGGACATTCGCGTCCATCTCACCCATTTCGAAAACAATACTCATCGCGTCCGATTACGGCCGCTACGAGAGGTACCTCGGCCGGCAATTGTCATTTTTGAACGAGACGGGCCAAGCGAGTTTACTTGTTCAATTGTGCCGCCAAAAGACTATACGCGAGTGATCGCGGAAAAGTGCAACCAACAAACGAGAACTGGCGCGAGGAAGTGGGGCCTGGAATAG